A genomic region of Nitrosomonas ureae contains the following coding sequences:
- a CDS encoding AAA family ATPase: MIIAAISQKQQILESIRQFLSEFDISHPSFQGSDQENPHKILTINGGIQQVTAVAEQEHPDLLLLESSDAMESELQVLGNVTARFPNLSVILLCSIQSPERLLEVMRVGVREALPTPLTRESLLGAIHRFQHRIKQASMPVRSGKILAFIPCKGGSGATFLATNLAYTLAAQNNQRVALIDFNLQLGDASLFLSDSKSPASIADVTRQIHRLDGSFLASSMIQILPNLGILAAPDEPEKATEIKPEHVNPLLQVAIKNYDFVILDIGRRMDAVSIQALDKAEMIFPVLQQTLPFIRDAKRLIDAFHSLGYHKEKLRLIVNRYDKKSEITLDDIQNTLKNQVFKSIPNNFSVVDESVNHGVPVFKLAQRSPISKAIEEISNELSLNAEQQERWFKRLFS, translated from the coding sequence GTGATTATTGCTGCCATCTCACAGAAACAACAAATTCTGGAAAGTATTCGTCAATTTTTGTCTGAATTTGATATATCACATCCATCCTTCCAAGGGTCGGATCAGGAAAATCCGCATAAGATATTAACTATCAATGGTGGTATACAGCAAGTAACCGCAGTTGCTGAACAAGAACATCCTGACTTGTTGTTATTGGAAAGTTCAGACGCTATGGAGAGTGAACTACAGGTACTGGGAAATGTAACCGCGCGATTCCCGAACTTGAGCGTCATCTTGTTATGTTCGATCCAGTCTCCTGAACGATTGTTGGAAGTCATGCGTGTAGGCGTTCGAGAGGCGCTTCCAACACCACTGACTCGTGAGTCATTACTAGGTGCAATCCATCGTTTTCAGCACAGAATCAAACAGGCAAGCATGCCTGTTAGAAGCGGTAAAATTTTAGCGTTTATTCCCTGTAAAGGAGGAAGTGGCGCTACATTTTTAGCCACTAATCTGGCTTATACATTGGCAGCACAGAACAATCAGCGAGTCGCCTTAATTGACTTTAATCTTCAGTTGGGAGATGCTTCACTTTTCCTGAGCGATAGCAAATCTCCCGCATCAATTGCTGATGTCACTCGACAAATTCATAGGCTGGACGGATCATTCCTGGCTTCCAGCATGATTCAGATTTTACCTAATTTGGGTATTTTAGCAGCACCGGATGAACCGGAGAAAGCAACGGAAATAAAACCCGAACATGTAAATCCCCTGCTTCAGGTTGCGATCAAGAATTATGATTTTGTCATTCTTGATATCGGTCGACGTATGGATGCCGTATCAATCCAAGCACTCGACAAAGCCGAGATGATTTTCCCAGTGTTGCAGCAGACTTTACCATTTATTCGCGATGCTAAGCGCCTGATCGATGCATTCCACTCCTTAGGTTACCACAAGGAAAAGTTGCGGCTTATTGTCAATCGTTATGACAAAAAAAGCGAGATTACGCTGGATGATATTCAGAATACACTTAAAAATCAGGTTTTCAAATCGATTCCCAACAACTTTTCCGTAGTCGATGAATCGGTGAATCATGGTGTGCCAGTCTTCAAACTGGCTCAGCGCAGTCCAATCTCTAAAGCTATTGAAGAGATCAGTAATGAACTGAGTCTGAATGCTGAACAACAAGAACGCTGGTTTAAAAGACTATTCTCTTAA
- a CDS encoding CpaF family protein, which yields MSIRDRLQRWGENNTTAPEQVLIMEDSITQLEKSSYHELKSKIHQKLLDRVDLSVMERLPSDRLMNEIKDLVEQLLNEEKIPINLTERGCLVSDIQHEILGLGPLEPLLADPTISDILVNTYNQVYVERRGRLELTDAHFADNRHLMRIIDRIVSRIGRRVDESSPMVDARLSDGSRVNAIIPPLALDGPLLSIRRFPAAPLKMDDLVRYKSLTPSMAEVIAGLVKSKCNILISGGTGSGKTTLLNIMSGFIPASERVVTIEDAAELQLQQPHVVRLETRPPNVEGKGEVAQRALVRNSLRMRPDRVIIGEVRGPEAMDMLQAMNTGHEGSMATVHANTPRDALSRIENMVSMAEMNLPAKAVRQQISSAIWVVVQVSRMTDGKRKLISIQEITGMEGDIITMQEIFTYSQTGVDENGVIQGHFHATGIRPKFAERLKVFGIPLRDELFDPGKIIK from the coding sequence ATGTCTATACGAGATCGCTTACAACGCTGGGGAGAGAATAATACAACCGCGCCTGAACAGGTATTGATTATGGAAGATAGCATTACGCAGCTCGAGAAAAGTTCGTATCATGAGCTTAAATCCAAGATACATCAAAAACTACTCGACCGCGTTGATTTATCTGTGATGGAGAGGTTACCTTCAGATCGTTTGATGAACGAGATCAAGGATCTAGTAGAACAATTACTGAATGAAGAGAAAATACCAATTAATCTGACAGAAAGAGGCTGTTTGGTCTCCGATATTCAACATGAAATTCTTGGTTTGGGGCCATTAGAGCCTTTACTGGCTGATCCAACAATTTCCGATATTCTGGTTAATACTTATAATCAGGTTTATGTCGAGCGCCGCGGCAGACTGGAGTTAACAGATGCTCACTTTGCCGATAACCGTCATTTGATGAGAATTATAGACCGCATCGTATCCAGAATTGGGCGCCGCGTCGATGAATCCAGTCCGATGGTTGATGCCCGTTTATCCGACGGTTCCCGTGTCAATGCCATTATTCCGCCATTGGCTTTGGACGGGCCGTTATTATCTATCCGGCGCTTTCCGGCAGCTCCTCTTAAGATGGATGATCTGGTTCGCTATAAATCACTGACACCGTCAATGGCCGAAGTAATCGCAGGGCTTGTTAAAAGTAAGTGCAATATTCTCATTTCCGGTGGAACTGGTAGTGGCAAAACGACGTTGCTTAATATTATGTCCGGCTTTATTCCAGCATCTGAGAGGGTTGTGACTATCGAAGATGCGGCGGAACTGCAGCTACAGCAACCCCATGTTGTGCGGCTTGAAACACGCCCTCCAAATGTTGAAGGTAAGGGTGAAGTAGCACAACGCGCATTAGTCCGCAATAGCCTGCGCATGCGGCCGGATCGAGTCATAATCGGTGAAGTGCGCGGCCCTGAAGCCATGGATATGTTGCAAGCCATGAATACAGGTCACGAAGGCTCCATGGCCACAGTGCACGCGAATACACCCAGAGATGCATTGAGTCGGATTGAAAACATGGTCAGCATGGCTGAAATGAATCTTCCTGCTAAAGCTGTACGACAGCAGATCAGCTCTGCAATCTGGGTCGTTGTTCAAGTTTCCCGTATGACAGATGGAAAACGCAAGCTAATCAGCATTCAGGAAATTACCGGTATGGAAGGCGACATTATTACCATGCAGGAGATTTTTACTTATAGCCAGACAGGTGTAGATGAAAATGGAGTTATCCAGGGACACTTTCATGCGACCGGTATTCGACCCAAATTTGCTGAACGCTTGAAGGTATTCGGCATTCCTCTACGAGACGAATTGTTTGATCCGGGTAAAATCATTAAATAA
- a CDS encoding type II secretion system F family protein, with translation MDYSYYLFIALVFVAIVLFLEGLYLTWNAYKGPEAVRIEKRLQTISAGWQDATERNLIKQRLLSDSPTLERLLLQIPRIHSLDRLLIQSGMELSVTGFLGYTCMTVLGGMAIALLLNLHFLILLLCAIVAGLFPVLLVLSARHKRLLKIEEQLPDAMDLMARALKAGHAFSGALQMVSSEGAEPIAGEFSTTFEEVNYGISMQEALMNLSMRVPSTDLRYLVIAVLIQRESGGNLAELLESISSLIRARLKLLGTIRVLSAEGRLSAWILGCLPFALALLIHLANPEYLNLLFTDPVGHQLLGGSLTMMVIGIFAMWRIIKIRV, from the coding sequence ATGGACTATTCTTATTATTTGTTTATAGCCTTGGTATTTGTGGCGATTGTGCTATTTCTGGAAGGACTGTACTTAACATGGAATGCCTATAAAGGGCCAGAAGCAGTTCGTATCGAGAAACGGCTACAAACTATCTCTGCGGGTTGGCAGGACGCTACTGAGCGAAACCTGATTAAACAGCGGCTATTAAGTGACTCTCCAACCTTAGAGCGCCTGTTGTTACAAATCCCGCGAATTCATAGTCTAGACCGGCTATTGATTCAATCAGGCATGGAGCTTAGCGTAACAGGCTTTCTGGGCTATACCTGCATGACCGTACTGGGTGGCATGGCCATAGCGTTACTGTTGAATTTGCATTTCTTAATACTATTGCTGTGCGCCATAGTAGCCGGGTTATTTCCTGTTTTATTGGTACTGAGTGCACGACATAAACGTTTGCTAAAAATTGAAGAACAATTGCCGGATGCCATGGATTTAATGGCGCGTGCACTGAAGGCTGGCCATGCCTTCTCCGGGGCGCTGCAAATGGTTTCCAGTGAAGGCGCGGAACCCATTGCAGGTGAATTCAGTACAACATTTGAAGAAGTCAATTATGGTATTTCGATGCAGGAAGCACTCATGAATCTCAGTATGCGTGTACCCAGTACTGACCTGCGCTATCTTGTCATTGCAGTGCTTATTCAACGTGAAAGCGGTGGCAATTTGGCAGAGTTACTTGAAAGTATCAGCAGCCTGATCCGGGCACGTTTGAAATTGTTAGGAACCATTCGAGTTTTATCAGCAGAAGGGCGATTATCTGCATGGATCCTAGGCTGCTTACCATTCGCTTTGGCATTATTAATCCACTTAGCTAATCCAGAATATTTGAATTTATTGTTTACAGATCCAGTAGGGCATCAGCTTCTCGGTGGTTCCTTAACGATGATGGTAATTGGAATTTTTGCCATGTGGCGTATTATCAAAATTCGAGTATGA
- a CDS encoding type II secretion system F family protein: MTTIQIAYLTIIFFAVAGGVFGLMRLLTPNPTQSRLDQIASEHTELFLNESNQWEQVANKFTSPFAALSLPKEDWENSPLRIRFMHAGYRSQSTPFFYFGGKTLLAFILPGIFFLYVGISRLQINTDISLLFFLALTAVGYYLPNLILAHVIKIRQRDLFENFPDAIDLMTVCVEAGLGLDAAMKKVGEEMYVKCKPLAEEFHLVNLEMRAGRSREQALRNLALRTGVEEIEGLVAMLIQADRFGTSIASSLRVHSDMLRTKRRLRAEEAAAKIALKLLFPLIFFIFPALFVVIIGPGAINIYRVLIPTISGN, translated from the coding sequence ATGACCACGATTCAAATAGCATATCTAACTATCATTTTTTTTGCTGTGGCAGGCGGTGTTTTTGGATTGATGCGATTATTGACACCTAATCCAACACAATCGCGATTGGATCAAATTGCCTCCGAACATACTGAATTATTCTTAAATGAGTCCAATCAATGGGAACAGGTTGCTAATAAGTTCACAAGTCCTTTTGCCGCACTTTCGCTACCAAAAGAAGATTGGGAAAACTCCCCTTTGCGCATTCGTTTTATGCACGCGGGCTACCGTTCACAGTCAACACCTTTCTTTTACTTTGGAGGAAAAACATTGCTGGCATTTATCCTGCCAGGTATTTTCTTTCTTTATGTGGGCATCAGTCGTTTGCAGATAAATACTGATATTTCTTTGCTGTTTTTTCTCGCACTAACTGCAGTAGGTTATTATCTACCGAATTTAATCTTGGCGCATGTCATTAAAATACGTCAGCGCGACTTGTTTGAAAATTTTCCTGATGCGATTGATCTCATGACGGTTTGTGTTGAAGCGGGATTAGGATTAGATGCAGCAATGAAAAAGGTCGGAGAAGAAATGTATGTCAAATGCAAACCATTGGCAGAAGAATTCCATTTGGTCAATCTGGAAATGCGTGCAGGCAGGAGTCGCGAACAGGCATTGCGCAATTTAGCACTGCGGACCGGTGTAGAAGAAATAGAAGGTCTAGTCGCTATGCTGATTCAGGCCGATCGTTTTGGTACTAGCATTGCATCATCTCTAAGAGTTCATTCTGATATGTTGCGCACCAAACGCCGTCTGCGTGCGGAAGAAGCAGCAGCTAAGATAGCTCTCAAGCTTCTTTTTCCACTCATTTTCTTCATTTTTCCAGCATTGTTCGTGGTCATCATTGGCCCAGGTGCGATCAATATTTATCGCGTTCTTATACCCACGATATCGGGCAATTGA
- a CDS encoding tetratricopeptide repeat protein — MRKPTLLMLIICSLLILSGCASSQQKNSSEVNALFKSKDSHLVQAKQLYQLGREYYQKNEYAEAINAYEKSIDLMPENYDAYNNLGVIYSILGEDELGLHFISEAIKLAPSLSYLHNNLGYALLKQGRNSEAAGAFERALQLDPENSHARNNLRSAYKRMGCTPNEPCGQWQEPKQP, encoded by the coding sequence ATGCGCAAACCTACACTACTCATGTTAATTATCTGCTCCCTATTGATATTGAGCGGATGCGCAAGTTCTCAACAAAAGAATAGCAGTGAAGTCAATGCGCTGTTCAAATCAAAAGATTCGCATTTGGTGCAAGCCAAGCAATTGTATCAATTGGGTCGCGAATACTATCAGAAAAATGAGTACGCTGAAGCAATCAATGCCTATGAAAAATCTATTGATCTAATGCCTGAGAATTACGATGCTTACAATAACTTGGGAGTAATCTATTCGATCCTGGGAGAAGATGAGCTTGGACTCCATTTCATCAGTGAAGCCATAAAACTGGCACCCTCACTATCCTATTTACACAATAATCTGGGCTATGCGTTATTAAAACAAGGACGTAACAGTGAAGCAGCCGGCGCATTTGAACGTGCGTTGCAACTCGATCCTGAAAATTCACATGCACGCAATAACCTGCGATCAGCATATAAACGAATGGGATGCACCCCAAATGAACCTTGTGGACAATGGCAAGAACCCAAACAACCCTAG
- a CDS encoding LytR C-terminal domain-containing protein: protein MFKVKRLSWILGCALALNGCTSIQKDTLSADIEIKPVMRVNHANGSPKIMYLLGRYYQGKIDYQRAIAAYEKALAAKPDYVEVHNGLGVIYSIQGRHELSLQHFHTAIEYAPMETYLYNNLGYAYLIQGNTAEAVKSLEKAVLVDPGNKRAQLNLAVAQERINLNDKVATLQSDSIDSLPLAIQEASNANVNEVDDKVSKFNGKAESLATAMSYHADDQVFHHHNDSKSLDGTYIQLEISNGNGITGMAKQISYFFQQHGVAKARLTNHQTYKHTQTEIYYRSGNYDQAYQINQMLPMQVKLIESNELRSDIQIKILLGQDFSREAAYFNKKELMQISQNATKSIVNQIN, encoded by the coding sequence ATGTTCAAAGTAAAACGACTCAGTTGGATATTAGGATGCGCACTCGCTTTAAATGGATGCACCTCAATTCAAAAAGATACATTATCGGCTGACATTGAGATCAAACCTGTAATGCGTGTGAACCATGCCAATGGCAGCCCTAAGATCATGTATTTGTTAGGGCGGTATTATCAAGGCAAGATAGATTACCAGCGAGCCATTGCCGCTTATGAAAAAGCACTCGCGGCAAAGCCTGACTATGTTGAAGTACATAATGGACTTGGGGTCATCTATTCCATACAAGGCCGACATGAACTATCACTGCAACACTTCCACACGGCGATTGAATACGCACCGATGGAAACCTATTTGTATAACAATCTCGGTTATGCCTATCTGATTCAAGGCAATACAGCTGAAGCCGTTAAATCGCTAGAGAAAGCAGTATTGGTAGACCCTGGCAATAAAAGGGCCCAACTTAATCTGGCAGTTGCGCAAGAAAGAATCAATCTGAATGATAAAGTTGCTACATTGCAATCAGACTCGATTGACTCGTTGCCTCTTGCCATACAAGAAGCTTCCAACGCTAACGTTAATGAAGTAGATGATAAGGTATCCAAATTTAATGGTAAGGCTGAGTCCCTAGCCACAGCTATGTCATATCACGCAGATGATCAGGTGTTCCACCATCATAATGACTCTAAATCACTGGATGGCACATACATCCAATTAGAAATTTCCAATGGTAATGGCATTACAGGCATGGCAAAACAGATATCATATTTTTTTCAACAACATGGTGTTGCAAAAGCAAGATTAACAAATCACCAAACATACAAACATACCCAAACTGAAATTTATTATCGCTCAGGAAATTATGATCAAGCTTATCAGATCAATCAAATGTTACCTATGCAAGTCAAGTTGATTGAAAGTAACGAATTACGAAGCGACATACAAATAAAAATTCTATTAGGGCAAGACTTCTCTCGTGAAGCTGCTTATTTTAATAAAAAAGAACTAATGCAAATCAGCCAAAATGCTACAAAATCCATAGTCAATCAGATCAATTAA
- a CDS encoding ATPase: MANSIGRLLIKEGLISDAQLVQARINQKQSSGKLEDSLVSLGFLTSEQVKKILHPIPPIPLKINNTGLSEAFLSDLLLKIAYQEAGTFTLCQINDKLCLPFSVINEIIELLQADHLIAIRSAAGYGRETQVFELTQRGRERAEAALNISLYASAAPVPLKDYTRILAQQHVQQIQIDSRWIQESLSHMVISEKLLNQLGPAFSSGRAIFLYGPPGTGKSSVAEALGRALPDHVFIPQAIEVGGQIIRVFDPAIHFEITEKTREEMQLDINVNLKHDPRWKKCRRPVVMVGAEFTTEMLDLHLDIHSKFYEAPVQMKAANGVFILDDFGRQRVTPREMLNRWIVPLERGTDFLSLHTGMKFEIPFDQVNIFCTNLHPSDLVDEAFLRRIRHKIKMPHSTEGEYKEILRRVCVIQGIEFKEDVADYLIDTYYRKTGRVLTGSHPRDIIDQVVDLSRYLKQLPTFTTATVDMAATNYFIEL; the protein is encoded by the coding sequence ATGGCGAATTCTATTGGCAGGTTATTGATTAAAGAAGGTCTTATTTCTGATGCGCAATTGGTTCAAGCAAGAATCAACCAAAAGCAGAGTAGTGGGAAACTAGAAGATAGTCTCGTTTCATTAGGTTTTCTTACATCTGAGCAAGTAAAGAAAATATTGCATCCTATTCCACCAATACCATTGAAAATAAATAATACTGGACTAAGCGAAGCTTTTCTTAGTGATCTATTATTGAAAATTGCATATCAAGAAGCAGGCACTTTTACCCTGTGTCAAATCAATGACAAATTATGTCTTCCATTTAGTGTTATAAATGAAATCATTGAATTACTTCAAGCAGATCATTTGATTGCTATTCGTTCAGCAGCTGGTTATGGGCGAGAAACTCAAGTTTTTGAATTAACGCAGCGAGGTCGCGAAAGAGCAGAGGCAGCTTTGAATATTAGCCTTTATGCCAGTGCTGCTCCGGTTCCTCTGAAAGACTATACGCGCATTCTTGCCCAGCAACATGTTCAGCAGATTCAGATAGATAGTAGATGGATACAAGAGTCCCTAAGTCATATGGTTATTAGTGAAAAATTACTTAACCAATTAGGTCCTGCTTTCAGCTCAGGACGTGCAATTTTTCTATATGGTCCGCCGGGAACAGGAAAATCAAGCGTTGCAGAAGCATTAGGGCGCGCATTACCTGACCATGTTTTTATACCGCAAGCGATCGAGGTGGGTGGTCAAATAATTCGCGTATTTGATCCTGCAATACATTTTGAAATTACAGAAAAAACCAGAGAAGAAATGCAACTGGATATAAACGTAAATCTGAAACACGATCCACGTTGGAAAAAATGCCGTCGCCCCGTTGTAATGGTCGGTGCGGAATTTACTACCGAAATGCTCGATTTGCATTTGGATATTCATAGCAAGTTTTATGAAGCGCCAGTACAAATGAAAGCCGCGAATGGCGTGTTCATTCTGGATGATTTTGGCCGCCAGAGAGTGACTCCACGTGAGATGCTCAATCGTTGGATTGTTCCCCTGGAGCGGGGTACAGATTTTCTATCATTGCATACTGGTATGAAATTTGAGATACCTTTTGATCAAGTTAACATCTTTTGTACTAATCTACATCCTTCGGATTTGGTTGATGAAGCTTTTTTACGTCGTATCCGTCATAAAATAAAGATGCCTCATTCAACTGAAGGTGAATATAAGGAGATTTTGCGACGTGTTTGTGTGATACAAGGTATCGAATTTAAGGAAGATGTGGCAGATTATCTTATAGATACGTATTATCGAAAAACCGGACGAGTGCTGACGGGTAGTCATCCACGCGATATTATCGATCAAGTTGTTGATTTATCAAGGTACTTAAAACAGTTGCCGACATTTACTACTGCAACCGTCGATATGGCAGCAACTAACTATTTTATAGAGTTGTAA
- a CDS encoding c-type cytochrome, with protein MKTILSLLLALFAIGIIALGSGAYNMAATEKHWKITERIIEWVRDSSIKARAEDLTVPSLEDTELLAQGAEHYNAMCTICHLAPGMKPTELSAGLYPQAPIFHQRETTTDETKRMELAKAYFWVIKNGLKMTAMPAWGLSHDDQAIWGMVAFIFKLGHMAPEQYENLINSTQSHAHGGEDNGHGHSH; from the coding sequence ATGAAAACAATCCTGAGTCTGTTATTGGCATTATTTGCCATAGGTATCATCGCTCTTGGATCGGGTGCTTACAATATGGCCGCGACAGAGAAACACTGGAAAATCACCGAAAGAATCATTGAATGGGTACGTGACAGCTCCATTAAAGCACGCGCCGAAGACTTGACAGTACCTTCACTGGAAGATACAGAGTTGCTCGCGCAAGGCGCGGAGCACTACAATGCCATGTGTACCATCTGCCATCTGGCACCCGGCATGAAACCGACTGAACTCTCGGCAGGCCTGTACCCCCAAGCGCCCATATTCCATCAACGCGAAACCACGACTGATGAAACAAAGAGAATGGAACTCGCCAAAGCGTATTTTTGGGTAATAAAGAATGGCCTAAAAATGACTGCTATGCCAGCATGGGGATTGAGTCATGATGATCAAGCAATCTGGGGAATGGTCGCTTTTATTTTCAAACTGGGTCATATGGCACCGGAACAATATGAAAATCTCATCAACTCAACCCAAAGTCACGCACATGGCGGCGAAGACAACGGCCATGGGCACAGCCATTGA
- a CDS encoding DUF3293 domain-containing protein has protein sequence MAKLLTASKQSCAAILSAYNPHSQLASNEENLAAHEQLRNLLQHRAYPIIESLNIDPTDQWPPEKSFFVPGLDLSTSRSIGQRFNQNAIVWIDNEVIPRLILLR, from the coding sequence ATGGCAAAACTTTTAACAGCATCAAAACAATCATGCGCGGCAATTCTCAGCGCATACAACCCCCACAGTCAGCTTGCCAGTAATGAAGAAAACTTAGCAGCGCACGAACAACTCAGAAATTTATTGCAGCATCGTGCCTATCCCATTATTGAAAGCTTGAATATAGATCCAACCGACCAATGGCCCCCTGAAAAAAGTTTCTTTGTTCCTGGATTGGATCTTAGTACTAGCCGATCGATCGGACAACGGTTTAATCAAAATGCCATTGTATGGATTGATAATGAAGTGATTCCCCGCCTGATATTGTTACGCTAG
- a CDS encoding Tim44 domain-containing protein, whose translation MKKTLTFLTLAIFSFGLLAFDAEAKRMGGGKNLGTQRQSVNQQQAAPKPQQAPAAAPAAASGGSKWGGALAGLAAGGLLAALFMGGAFENINMMDIVTMLLLIGAVFFIIRMLRKPKVEQSPSMQYSGMNTNTRENFNTPAFTPSAGTTVADSQTAYRQPNIPADFKVEPFLRHAKASFMRLQAAHDHGDINEIRDYMTPEMLAEISAQINERGDVQQTTEIMFIDANLLEVETAGDLAIASVRFTGQLKDLPDGESEAFDEIWHVQKDLKDPDATWLLAGIQQAS comes from the coding sequence ATGAAAAAAACACTCACCTTTCTAACTTTGGCTATTTTCAGTTTTGGCTTACTTGCTTTTGATGCAGAAGCCAAACGCATGGGCGGCGGTAAAAATCTAGGCACTCAGCGCCAATCGGTCAATCAGCAGCAAGCTGCACCCAAGCCGCAGCAGGCACCGGCTGCAGCACCCGCCGCCGCGTCTGGTGGCAGTAAATGGGGCGGTGCATTAGCCGGCCTGGCTGCCGGTGGTTTACTGGCTGCACTTTTTATGGGGGGCGCGTTTGAAAACATCAATATGATGGATATCGTAACCATGCTGTTACTCATAGGTGCTGTATTTTTCATCATTCGCATGCTGCGTAAACCCAAGGTTGAACAATCGCCCTCCATGCAATACTCGGGTATGAATACAAATACGCGCGAAAACTTCAACACCCCTGCATTCACGCCCTCTGCTGGAACTACTGTCGCGGACAGTCAAACCGCTTATCGGCAACCCAATATCCCTGCAGATTTTAAAGTGGAGCCCTTTCTACGCCATGCAAAAGCTTCGTTTATGCGTCTCCAGGCCGCTCACGATCATGGCGATATTAATGAAATCCGTGACTACATGACACCGGAGATGCTGGCAGAAATTAGCGCACAAATTAATGAACGGGGTGATGTGCAACAAACAACCGAAATCATGTTCATTGATGCTAACTTACTGGAGGTTGAAACAGCCGGTGATCTGGCTATCGCAAGCGTCCGCTTTACCGGTCAACTAAAAGATTTACCTGATGGCGAATCGGAAGCATTTGATGAGATCTGGCATGTACAGAAAGATCTGAAAGATCCGGATGCAACCTGGTTATTGGCAGGTATTCAACAAGCCTCTTAG
- a CDS encoding DUF2165 domain-containing protein, which yields MMVLAFALYASLVAFNNLTDYDSNFFITAHVLLMDTTFPDNQGLWRAINSPFLHHAAYSLIIVTEILIAGLCWLGSLRLFQNIQNPSTFNQAKSLAILGLSLGFCLWFVGFMTIGGEWFLMWQSEVANGQQAAFRLVIITAVTLIYLTQKDEDKHS from the coding sequence ATGATGGTACTGGCTTTCGCGTTGTATGCGTCGCTGGTTGCATTCAATAATCTCACCGATTACGACTCAAATTTCTTCATCACCGCGCATGTTCTTCTGATGGATACGACTTTTCCGGATAACCAGGGCCTCTGGCGGGCTATTAACTCTCCTTTTTTGCATCATGCAGCTTATAGCCTGATAATTGTTACTGAAATCCTGATTGCCGGGCTATGTTGGCTGGGTAGCTTGCGCTTATTCCAAAATATCCAGAATCCCTCAACTTTCAATCAAGCAAAAAGCTTGGCCATACTCGGACTTTCTCTCGGTTTCTGTCTATGGTTCGTCGGATTTATGACGATTGGAGGAGAATGGTTTTTAATGTGGCAATCGGAAGTTGCCAATGGCCAACAAGCTGCATTCCGTCTGGTGATAATTACTGCCGTTACTCTTATTTACCTCACCCAGAAAGACGAAGACAAACATAGTTAG
- a CDS encoding GlcG/HbpS family heme-binding protein has protein sequence MTADKVILTLDDAKKMVAAAESEAICNKWPVVIAIVDDGGHLIYLQRLDHTQHGSIGVAIEKARAAIAFRRPTKIWEDNIAEGQLRYLNLPGALPIEGGLPVVVNSQFVGAIGVSGVRSFQDAQIAQAGINALLS, from the coding sequence ATGACCGCTGACAAAGTAATCCTTACGTTGGACGACGCCAAAAAAATGGTGGCAGCCGCAGAATCCGAAGCAATATGCAATAAATGGCCGGTTGTCATTGCAATTGTCGATGATGGTGGCCATTTGATTTACTTGCAACGTTTGGATCATACGCAACATGGCAGCATAGGTGTGGCAATTGAAAAAGCGCGTGCTGCGATAGCTTTTCGCCGCCCGACCAAGATATGGGAAGACAATATTGCGGAAGGGCAATTGCGTTATCTGAATTTACCAGGCGCCTTGCCGATTGAAGGCGGGCTGCCGGTAGTTGTCAATAGTCAATTTGTGGGTGCAATTGGAGTCAGTGGCGTAAGATCTTTCCAGGATGCACAAATCGCTCAGGCTGGAATCAATGCATTGTTGTCTTGA